Genomic segment of Iocasia fonsfrigidae:
GCAGTCCTTATATATACTGGACCATTAATCTCAGTTGCTGCATATACCGCTTTTTTTGTTTCAATAGGATCACAGGGTACAAATATAGTCATATTAGGTATAACTCTCATTAGTGCAATGTCTTCAATACTCTGATGACTTCCCCCATCTTCTCCTACAGTTAATCCAGAATGAGATAAACCAAATTTTACATTGGCATTAACATATGCAATTGAATTCCTGATTTGCTCATAACCCCGCCCAGCACCAAATAACGCAAAAGTACTAACAAAAGGTATTAACCCAGAATGAGCAAAACCTGCTGCAGCACATATCATATTTGCTTCGGCAATACCAAAATTAAAAAACCTTTCAGGAAACTTTTCCGAAAATATATTTGTCATTGTTGCATGGGCTAAATCTGCATCTAAAACAACTACTTTACTGTTTTTACTGCCAATTTCAGCCAAAGATTCTCCATAGGCAACTCTAATAGACTTAGGTTCATTCATGAATATCCACTCCTAGCTCTTTCATTGCTTGAACATATTGGCTTTTATTAGGTGCCTTACCATGCCAATCAACATTATCCTCCATAAAAGAGACTCCGTAACCCTTATGTGTATGACAGCATATGAACTTTGGTTTGCCATTATGAGGTTTTTTTACCTTCTTTACAATTTCTTCTATATTGTGTCCATCAGCTTCATAACATTCAAAACCAAAAGCCCTATACTTCTCCATTATATTGCTTATATCCATTATTTCAGCATTAAATCCATCAAGTTGTAATCCATTATAATCTAAAATTACTGTTAGGTTATCTAAA
This window contains:
- a CDS encoding transketolase family protein, whose product is MNEPKSIRVAYGESLAEIGSKNSKVVVLDADLAHATMTNIFSEKFPERFFNFGIAEANMICAAAGFAHSGLIPFVSTFALFGAGRGYEQIRNSIAYVNANVKFGLSHSGLTVGEDGGSHQSIEDIALMRVIPNMTIFVPCDPIETKKAVYAATEINGPVYIRTARPICKNITDEMTPYIPGKANILKEGSDIALLTTGIMVSKALEAAKELENQHISTAVVNFHTIKPIDEECILEMANKCKALVSVEEHSIIGGLGSAIAEVIAGKSSIKFARIGINDKFGKSGKPEQLLKQYGLSVNNIINTCKTILL